CCTAGACCATAGATTCCCAATGCAAGGCCAATTAGTGCCGGAGTTGCTCCCTGTAAGTTTTCAGCATAGATGCTAAATACCGGGATCAACAAAAATAAACCGAGCATACGAAATGAAAAAATGGCGGCGATAGGAAATACAGTTTTAGACCAAGGGTATTTCATTAAAAATTATCAGGGTTGGCGTGTGGTTTGGGGATAGTACAAAGTTAGACATCCAGAAACAAGATCTTTGAAAATTTAATACGCTAAAGATTGCATTCCTGGTGAATAAAAATGACAATGCACTATTTTAGTCAGAGGGTTGTTCCATGAGTTTAAATTTTGCAGGAAAAGTTGGGTTAATTACTGGTGGTGCACGAGGTATCGGTAAGGCTACTGCATTAAAGTTGGCTCAAGCGGGATGCGATATTGCTATTGTTTACTACAACAGCTCGGATGAGGCGCAAGCTTTAGTCCAAGAGATTCAGGCAATGGGGCGGAAAGCGGTTGCATTACAGGCAAATGTGGCAGACCATCAGTCAGTTAAAGAAATGTTTGCACAATTCCGTGAGCATTTTGATCATCTTAATTTTTTAGTGAGCAATGCGGCTAGTGGGGTTTTAAAGCCTGCATTGAAAATGTCAACTAAACACTGGCGCTGGTGCTTGGAAACTAATGCTTTGGCTTTAAATCATCTTGCTTCTGAAGGCCGTGCTTTGATGCCACGCGGTGGTCGTGTTATCGCCTTATCCAGTTTGGGGGCGCATCGTGCTATTCCTAATTATGCTTTTATCGGGGCATCTAAAGCGGCTTTGGAAGCTTTAGTTCGCTCATTAAGCTTGGAGTTAGCTGTTGATGGCGTTACTGTGAATACTGTTTCTGCTGGGGTAGTTGATACCGATGCATTGAAGCATTTCCCCAACAGAGAGCAATTATTAGATGAGTATCAGGCTCATGCTCTAAGTGATAGACCATTAACTCCTCAAGATGTTGCCAATGCTGTTTATTTGCTGTGCTTACCTGAAGCTGACATGATTAATGGACATACTTTGTTTGTTGATGCGGGTTATAGTCAGGTAGGGTAGTTTGATTAATGAGGGCTTACTCTTATCCTCGGCGATTAAGTTAAGGTCGCGTAGGTTGGGCCATCGGCCCAACCACAAATATAATCCTTAAATTATGCCAGTGCCTCTGGTCTATTCTGATATTCCAATAACGTTATAATTTAAATTCCTCATTTTGATGTGCATTAATATTGTCTGTTTTTAACCAATTTATGTTAATTTTATGTCTTTAAAAAAATCTATGATATACTTTGCGGCTTTGTGAACCAGCCTGAATCTCTGAGGAAAAAATATGAATGTAGCTGACGTTTATCCTAAGGTTAGAGAAATCGTTGCCGATGTACTTGTAATTGATGAAGACGAAGTGTCTCAAAACAGTCGCTTAATTGCTGACTTAGGTGCTGAATCCATTGATTTTCTTGATTTAGTTTTCCAATTGGAAAAAGAATTCAAAATTAAAATTCCACGTGGTCAATTAGAAAAAAATGCGCGTGGCGATTTAGCTGAAGATGAATTTGAAAAAGGTGGCGTGTTAACTGCAGAAGGCCTGGTTGCCTTGCAAAATTATTTGAGTGAAGTTCCTGCGGATCAATTCAAATCAAGTATGAAAGTTAACGAAATACCAACTTTATTTACTGTTGAAACTTTTTGTAAATTAGTTGTTTCTGCAATGAATGAACAACAAGTTACTGCGTGATCGTAGATGAGATTTTTGTTTGTTGATCGCATTGTGCACTCATCTCCCGGAGAATTAATCCGGGGGATTAAGCACATAACAAGTGATGATACCTTCCTGACGACCGATGAGCAGGGGCGTCTTTGTTTTATCCCTTCTTTAATTGGTGAAACCCTAGGACAATTGGCTGCTTGGAATGTGATGCACCATAATGGTTTTTCCCAACGCCCTGTTGCCGGTATTGTTGCTAGTGCCCAGTTACATCGAGCCGCTTATGTTGGTGAGACTTTACTGCTTGAGTCGTTTATTGACCAAGTTGATGATCGCGCAGTGCAATACCATAGTATTGCCCGAGTAGGATCTGAGCTAATTTTTAGCGTTGAAGGTGCCTTAGGCCCTTTATTACCCATGACTGATTTTATTAGTCTGGAAGAGGTGAAGCAACAATACGCTGAAATTGATAATCCTGGCGATTGGGCTGCACTGAGCGCAGAAAGTGTTCCTTTACAGGATGAGCAACAACTTGCTCATAATAACACCATGCGCACGGTCTCCATGACGTTTGACCGTATAAGCTCCAGTGAACCTGGAGTCAGTTTGACTGCAATAAAGCGAATTACTCGAGCCGCACCCTACCTGCCGGATCATTTTCCGAAGAACCCAGTTTTACCGATGACGGTTTTATTGGAGTGCAAGTTAAACCTGGCTCGTGAATTTATTACTCGCGCAGCATTTTCAGATGCGTATTGCGTCAGTGAGTTGCGTAAGATAAAAATGAATGAATTTGTCCATCCTGGAGATGTGATTGAGTGTTATGTAACCGTAAAACGACACACGGAAAATGAGTTAATCTTGGCTTTTCGTAGCGAAGTTGCTGGAAAGCGGGTTTGTGTTGTGGATGTGGTGCTTATTCCTCGAGGTAAATAACGTGAAAAAAAGACGAGTAGCAATTACAGGCTTAGGGGCTGTTTCCCCTATAGGTCTTGATGTTGAATCCACCTGGTCGAATTTATTGGCTGGGAAATCAGGAATCGCTGAAATTAAACAATTTGATGCGAGTGCTTTTCCTACGCACATAGCGGCGGAAGTAAAAAACTTTAAGCCTAATCCTGCATTAGCTAATAAGCATTCTCGTTTTGCCATGTCATTTACCCAATATGCCTTGGAAGCTGCACGTCAGGCATTTGATGATGCGGGCATTTTACCTACCGAGCAAACCGCATCGCAATGGGGCGTGGTTACCGGTAGCGGAATGATGACCTCGGAGTTTGATTATTTGCATCGATTCCAGACAACATGCGCTCAAGATGGTGAAGTTAATTGGACCCAATTACAGGAAAAGTCACGTGAGTTTTATCAATTAGCGGACTTTGGCAAAACCACAACGAACTCTGGTTTATCTTTACTGATTCAGCAATTTGGCATTCGTGGTTATGCTTCTTCTGTGCATACTGCTTGTGCTTCAGGTGGTCAGGCTTTAGGGCTTGCCATGCAGGTGATTCGTCGCGGTGAAGCTGATTTTATGCTCGCAGGTGGTTTTGATTCCATGATAAACCCTATCGGTCTTTCCAGTTTTTGTTTATTAGGTGCCTTATCTACTTATAATGAGACTCCAGAAACCGCCAGCCGTCCTTTTGATGGTACTCGAAATGGCTTTGTTTTGGGGGAGGGGGCTGCCTTTTTGATTCTTGAAGATTGGGATAAAGCGAAGGCGCGTGGGGCGCGTATTTATGCGGAGTTGGCTGGTGAAGGAAATTCCCTTAGCTCATATCGTATTACTGACTCTCATCCTAATGGTGATGGAGCGATCCAAGCAATTCAGCGTGCATTAAGTGATGCGGGCGTACAGGCATCCGATGTGGATTACATCAATGCCCATGGTACTTCAACGAAGATGAATGATTTAAGTGAAACTAATGCCATTAAAGCTGTATTTGGTGAGCGTACTGCCCATCTGCCAGTGAGTTCAACCAAAGGACAAACCGGACATTTGATTGCTGCTGCCGGAGCACTTGAAGCTGTCTTATCGGTTAAGTCCATTGAGCAAGGCCAAATTCCCAAAACCGCAAATTTAACTACTCCAGATCCTGAATGTGATTTGGATTATGTTGTTGATGGCCCACGTGAAAAATCTTTAGGTGTGGTTTTATCTGATTCCTTTGGTTTTGGTGGCTCGAATAGCTGCTTGTTATTTAAGCATCCTGAATTTGAAGGAGCAGGGCGATGAGTCAAAGCAATAGAGTATTTATTACCGGTCGTAGTGCCTTAACTGCCTCAGGGAACACTGCTGATGCAACCTGGGATGCTATTTCCTCCGGAAAAAGTGGAATTGAAGAAATTCGTGATTGGGATTTATCGCAGTGGGCTGCACGTCTGGGCGGTGAACTTAAAGATTTTCAACCGGCAAAAATGTTACCAGATAGAAAATTAATTAAAGTCATTTCACGTCAGGATGTTATTGGTATTAACGCGGCAGTTCAGGCGGTTGAGCATAGTCAAATGATTGCTTATCGTGATGGCTTAGAAAATGCTGATGATTTCAATGAGCAAACAGCGATTTTTGTTGGCTCGCCCGGCAATAAGTATTTCCAACAATATGATTTTTTACCCTTGCTTGCCAAATCACAAGGTGAAATGCAGCCTTTTGCTCAACAATTATTTGATGAAGTACATCCAATGTGGTTATTGCGGATTCTTCCTAATAACGTCTTAGCATATACCGGTATTACTTATGGATTTAAAGGCCCGAATCATAATGTTACGAACCATGCGGTAGGGGGAACTCAAGCGTTAATCGAAGCTTATCACGCAATCGTGAGTGGACAGGTTGATCGCGCAGTGGTTGTTGCTTATGATGTGGCCACTGAACCACAATCTCTATATTATTACGATCATTTAGGGGTATTAAGTCATCGTCACTTAAAACCGTTTGATGCCGAGCATGATGGTACTATTATGGCTGAAGGAGCTGCTGCATTAGTCTTGGAAAGTGAGGCCAGTGTAAGTGCGCGTTCTGCACGCTGTTATGGCGAAATCATGGGTGGTTTATCGGCTACTGAGGCAACCGGATTATTTTCTATTGAGAATGACGGGCAACAATTAGCTGCACTGATGCAACGTACGCTCGATTCGACTGCAATTGCTCCACAGGAAATTGGCATGATTGTGGCTCATGGTAATGGTAATGTGAAATCGGATGACAGCGAAGCCCAGGCAATAAAAGGCGTTTTTGCAGAGCATCAAACGCCCGTAACTTCATTTAAATGGTCTATGGGACATACTATTTGCGCTTCAGGATTAATTGATGCGGTTATGGCTACTTATGCTTTGGAAAATCAATGTATTCCTGGTATTGCTAATTTACAGCAAACAGCACATAGCTGTGAGGGACTATCCGTTAGTGCGGAGCATCGCTCTTTAGGAAACGCAGATTATGCTTTAGTCGTTAATCGCGGATTTGCTAGTATGAACACGTGTTTGGTGATTAAAGCCTGTGAATGATTTAGAACAACAAATTAGCGTATTACCTACTAGCTTTTGGGGGCGAGCTATTTTTAAGTTTGCTCCTTATAAGCGTCAGGTCATTATGGCAAATATTGATCGCGTTTATGGTGAGCGCTTAAGTTTGACTCTAAAAAATCATTTAGTGAAATCTTATTATTCGCATTTGCTTAAATCATTTAAAGAAGCATTGCAATTACGTTTTATGAGTGAAGAGAAGCTACGTCAACTTGTCGAGGTGCGTGGTCATGAGCATATGTTGTCCGTGGTTGCTCAGAAAAAAGGGGTGCTTACGCTCACTGGACATTTTGGCAATTGGGAAGTCGCGCCAATAGGCGGGGTGCTCAATTTTAAAGAGTTTCAAGGCCAGTTTCATTTTATCCGCCGCACCTTATCGATTAAACTCATTGAGCGTAGTTTATTTAAGCAGTATTACCAAGCAGGCTTAAATGTAATTCCTAAGAAAAACTCTCTTGATAAAGTATGTGCGGCGTTAGAGCAAAATCACGCGGTAATTTTTGTTTTAGATCAGCATGCGTCTTTAGCTAATCGAGATGGAATTGCCGTAGAGTTCTTTGGTGAAAAGGCTGGAACCTACCGTAGCTTAGCGACATTATCACGTTATACGGGAGTTCCTGTAATTCCTGCCGCAGGATACCGCTTGCCTAATGGCAAGCATGTTTTAGAGTTTTATGAACCGATTCCCTGGAAGGATTATGGTTCTACAGCTGAATCACTTTATCAAAATACCCTTGCTTATAATCAAGCTTTAGAGCGTATTATCTTAGCCCATCCTGAGCAATGGAATTGGATGCATAAACGTTGGAAGCTTAAGAAGCATCAACTAGCCGCAGCGAATAACCAGCCGGCGTTGTGAGCACCCTAACAGAAAACTACACCCTCCACAATCTGCTCTAATAGCCTTTTATGCTAACTAAGCGGAACTATTGCGTTTTTTTTTCAAACAGCTATTCTGAAAAAGGAGTATTAATGTGGGGTTTGCTAAGCCTCACATTGCGATATAGGCCAACGGGAGAGTTGCATGCCTGGAAAAATAGACTTGTTTAAAGCAGCTTTAGGGAATGAGGCTTACATAGCTGAAATTAACAGCAACGCGAGTTCGCAACTCAAATTTATACACACGCTTGAAGAAAATGAATTTACGCCGCAAGAATTAATTGAATTAATTAATGTAATGCATGAGCCAAAAGTACGAACCTTGTTAATCGTGCGTCTTTTAGGACAAAGTGATTATTTAATTAATTTAAAAGGTGAATCGGTGCTAAGCCGAATTGCATTTAAAGAATCCCGTACGGAACCCTCTCGCCTGAATGCCTGGGTCCATCAACTTGATGTAACGATACTTACTACGGAACTCATTAACAAATTAGATCCAGAGGCCGCGGTAAGTTTACTTTGCTCTATCCCTCATTTTCATCAATTAAGCACCACCCAGGTCCAAGCTTTATTACATAAATATTTGCACCGAGAGTTAATTTTTTATTGGGTACGGCACTATGCCTTCTTACCCAATGCACATTATGTATTAGCTCATTTAATGAAGGTCATTTATTCAGAAATTATTGATGCCATAAAAGAGCAGGAATCAAGCAAGCAAGTATTACTTACCTCAACAATTATCGAGCACTTACCTTTATTTCATCCGCTACCTAAAAAATTGCTTTTGCTGATCAATAAAGAGTCTCATTTGATTTTGGCAATGAAACTTTATCTGAATGGGCATTATTACGAGGCATACACCTCATTTATTAAACAAGTTACGAACAGCTTACTTCACGCCAATCATGTCTTTTCTGCGGAAGCAATCGAGTTATTGTTGGCTTTAGAAAATGTTTCAGAGCTTAAAGAGATTCAAGTTAGGACGCGTGAACTTACCAGTAATTATTTTTGTGCCTATTTAAAAACGAATGCATTAGCTGGTAGCACCTACCCTTTATACCATAACGGGCGTCTCAATATACAAAAGATAATACAACATGTGGTTCTTGATGATGCTCCGAATCCATCTCAATTACTGAATGATGAAATGGAAACGACTGTAAATGAGTTTCTTGCCAAATATCAATCCATTAACTTTTTCGAGTACTTCCTTATCCATTATCGCGGCGATATAAAACCTATTGAGCGATTAATTAATGATTATCTTGGTCATTTTACTGAAACAAGAGCGTCGAGGCAGAGCGAAGCAAGTCAGCGACTAATTTTTTTACTGCATAACGATCAATTAGACTCTCGCCTTAAAGACGCAATATTCTCTGCGGTGCTGCAACAGGCTGTACCTTATAATGAGCGAATTACCCAAAAATTGTTTCTATATGATGCAAGCGCAACCTTACGCCATTTTGGTTTCATGGGAGGAGAAAGTAATTATCAAGTGATTGTTAATCTATGCTCATGGGCATTAAATGATTTAACCATCATAGACCAAGATATTATTCAAATCGTGCGACAGGCTCAGGCTGAAGCGGAATTTGAGCTTCAGCTTTGCAATCGCAATGGACCCTTTTCTGGTTTAATCAAATACATTAAACGATGTTGGTTTTATGGCTGGAGCGGATTTTTCACGCCCAAGAACCCTATTTACGTAATTCCAGAATCGATGATGCCAGCAGCAGTCAGCGTGGCGAATCCCTCACCGCTTGAAACAACGCTACCGATAGAAAAGGATATTCAAGTGCTCTTAAAAGAAATGGAGCCCCCTACCGCATTAACTCAGGGACAATTTGAAGCCTTGGCTAGAGCCTTAACGCGATATGCATTCTCCGACTCACCAAGTGATGAATTTGAAATCCGTATGAAGGTACAAGCTTTATTCAACTACGTCGTTCATCACAATGAAAACCAGCTCAGACTGTATGCTTGGTTAAAATGCAACCAAGGCCCATTTATGGAAAATCATTTTCGCCTATTAGCCTTATCATGTAGATTACGTCCTTTAAGCGAGACCGAACTATTAATAAAGCAAATAAACGATGGCCCTGATAAATTAATACGCGCTGCCGCAGAATATAATACTCCTCTACCGCAGCTAAATGATGAGCTGTTGGTTGTAACAAATGTCGTCACGGATGTGAACCAGGTGATGACAGTAACTAAAGACACCCTTTCTGCTTATTCTGCACAATTGGTTCAGGGTGCACAATCCACTTGGGGCTGGATGGTAAAAGGTTTTAACGATAGTTTTTTTGCCAAAGAGGATACGAAAAGTGGGGAGGAAAAAGGGGGGGGCTCATCGCCAACAACGACAGTGCACCTTTAGCTCCTTCTTCGTTGGGCTGGCTTCAATTTTGGGCTTAATTATTTCAAAATGCTCCATATGTCCCAGTTCGAATTTAGCAAACGGCTTAACAATCTCCTCTAAAATTGGCTTGAAATTGGTGATTTCGCCAAACAGGGATTTTCCGCTGTTCGAACCCATATGAGTCTCAAAATTGATATGCTTTATTAAGCCAAGTAAAAAATATGCTCTACATGGTCATATTATGGCACTTTGCTCTGTTCTTTGTCTCTTTATTAACGGATATAGGAAATTCACAAGCTGATTAGAGGAGGGGTGAGTAATAGCTTGACAATGAGGGCGCGTATGAGTCCGTATGTCATGGCGACAGGTCGCTGAATACATCGCCAGCGACGCTTTGTAACCTTGGCTGTCATATGGATAGAATCATTCCTTCATAGACGAACGTTGCAGGCCCTGTTAGGGTAATGGGCTTATCAAAGGCTGGCCAGTCAATAGTCAAATCACCACCAGATAAGGAAACGGTTATTTGTTGTTCGAGTTGATGATATAAGCGGCCAATAGCTGCTGCAGCAACTGCTCCACTGCCACAAGCTAGTGTCTCCCCACAGCCACGCTCATAAACTCTTAATTTGATTTGCCGTGAGCTAATAATCTGCATAAAGCCTACATTCACTTGCTCAGGAAAACGTGGATGATGGCTAATTTGTTGACCTAGAGAATGAACTGGCGCCATTTCGACATCATGGACTAATAAAACAGCATGCGGATTGCCAACGCTCAACGCATGAACAATTGCGGTCTCTCCGTCTTCCAGGTTTATGGTGTATGCTTCTGCTTGATGCTCAGCAATTAGGGGAATATCTTGAGGAGCCAGGCGCGGGATTCCCATATCAACACGAATGCTATTATCGGTATTAATCTGTAATTGCATTTGCGTGGTAGAGGTGGCAACCGTTAAACTATTTTTTGAGGTCAGGCCATACTGTTTCGCAAATGCGGCAAGACAACGCGCTCCGTTACCACATTGCCCAACCTCGTGGCCGTCTGCGTTAAAAATACGGTATTTAAAATCAATATCTGCACGATTGCTTGGTTCAATAAGTAACAGTTGATCAAAACCAATGCCTGTATGACGCTGTGCCAGCATGCAGATGAGCTCGGGGCTTAGATCAATTTTTTGATTAACACCATCAATGACAATGAAATCATTGCCTAGACCATGCATTTTAGTAAATTTTATACCCATATCGTTTATTTTGAGTTAGTGGTTTTGGTATTTTGTGTTTCAGGTTGTGGTAAATAGAGAGGGCCTTTTTGACCGCAGCCAGCAATAGTCAATATTGCCAAGAAGGCAACCAAGAGTAAACTAATATATTTCATTCAATCGCCCGTAAAACTTATTTGGTTTGAGCCTCAGCTCAGAATGAAATGGAGCATCGTTCTGAGCTGAGGTGTTGCAGCTAATTAATATTATTATTCTGCTGCTGCTTGCATTGGAAGAATAGCATAACGTCTCATGATGTTTTCCGCTTTCAAGCCATAAGCACCCATAGCACCAGGAACACCCACAGTAGTTAATGAACCGTTACCCGCATCAAATACTGGAGCTGCAGCAGCACCCACGCCCCATACAGTCGCGGTAGCAGTTACAGCAGATGCAGGAGTTCCACTACCATTAACAATCAACACCATATTGGGGTAAGCTGTTGTTGGCGCTGTGAAAGTAACAGCTCCAGTAGCAGTAGTTGCTGGAACGGTTGTAGTTGTTACATTGTCATATATAATGGTTGAAACAGAGCCTACAGTAGCTTTAAGTGGAGTAACTGCAACGCTAGTGATGTCAGTACAAGAAGTAGTACTGTGAGTCGCAGATGCATTCCATTTAACAGTTACAGTACCGTTATAAGCAACACTTGCAGTGGTTGAGCAAGGACCAGAACTATCGGATACTACCACAGAAAAGCTAGAAGCAGATGCCCCAGTATTTGTAGTGCTTACGTTACCTAAGCTGTTAACAACTACTAATTGTCCTGAACTTGGCGCAGCGGCTGCAGCAAATACAACGCCAGAAGTTAATGCAACAGCAAGAGTAGTGCGTAAAAATGTACGTTTAGTTGCTTCCATATTTAATACCATCCTTCTTTAAACTTTTTTTATTATTAATACAAATAATCAATCTAAAATAGCTATCCGTGGAACACACTGCAGCCCACTCGAACTAAAGTCTAGCACTACATTTTTGATTCTGCAGTAATTTTTTTTATTTATATTTAGGATTGGCAGCCTTGACATGACTAGTAAATGCAAGCCTTGATTTAAAAGGGGGCGGCTTTTCTGATATACGGGCATTTATATCGGAAAAGCCTTAATAATGAGCGAGTTATACCGAGGCATTAAGAGGGTTATTTACGACTACTTCCACCTCTTCCTCATTATTTTCAACTACTCTTTCCCCGGTTTCCTTTGCTGCTGAGGGTAATGGGCGAACCTTATTCAACTCATTAACAAAAGAGCTGCCTTGAGAGGCCCAGAAGTAAGGAGAGTTACCCGTAATTTTTACATAGGCTAGGAGGAAGAGCAGTCCAGGAAGAACCGCTGTCACTAAAATAGCGCTAGCAATAACGGTATTTTTCACATAGCGTATCCAGTCTTTATCACGATGTTTGTCCAGCTCTTGTGTTGCGACTTTTAATTTGTCATAAAATTCTTTTACTCGCTTCGAGGGCTTGGGGTGTGTAACCGTATCATTTAAGCTCTCTAGCAATGCGTTAAGATGCTCTATTTTCTTGCTTCTGGTCCCATTTTCGTCGCTGGTTGAGTTTTCTAATTTTCGCAAGTAATCTTCAGTTAATGGTCTTAACTTTTGGCTGATGAGTAAAAGGTTTTTTGCCTCTTCTTCGCTATTTAATGCAGCCTGGAACTTTTGGTTTTTTTGGGTTTTCTTTTTTATTTGCCTTTTTACGTTAGCATTTTCTTCATTCGTTGTATTTAATTGATCTTGTAACTCGCTCTTGTCATTATTTAGCTGTCCATTCGCGAGACGTAATTGTTCATTTTCATTTTCTAATGCGATTTGATTTTCTTTAGCTCGATCGACGATGCCGTAATTTTCAATAGCATAACGTTCTACTAATTCTGCAAAGGTTCCCGCTCTCGCAATAGGGGGAAGCTCATCGAGGTGATGACCATAGTAAAACTTTTGCGCAGCTCGCTCAACTAACGTAAGTGAGTTTTGGCGAAGTTTGAGTACATAAACACCAAAGTCGCCTGTCTTTTCAGGAACAAGATTACTTAAGGCACTTAAATCATTCATAAAGACTTGTATTTGTTCGTGGAGCTTTGCAAAAGCGTCCATACTATCAGCATATTGCTCTACAAAATTTCCAGCGAGTTCTTCAATGATATCGGTGTCGTTGTCATTCTCTTCATTGGAGCCAATTTTTGAGTGGTGTTGGTTAAAGTTTTCTTCGATTTTTACGATTAGTTCTGCACAGCCATTCATTGTGCTTAGCTGTTCAAAGATGTAGGCGATTTTAAGCGCGGGAGGATGGTCTGCCAATTCGTTGTATGCAGGTGACTCAATGATTTCTGCAACTGCCTCATTTATCGCGAAGTTAGTGCCGTTGACAGCAAATTGAGTGCTTAGATCATGAAAAAAACGTTGTAATCTTTTGTCTGTAGCCTCGTTAATGCGAGCATAGCTTTTAGTCAATATTTGATATTGATCTTCCAGTGTATCGCCAATTCCAGATACAGCCAGTGCGGTCAACTCAGAAACAAAGGTTTGTGCAATAACATCTTGCAGCGCAGATAACTCTTTAAATTTGTGAAGCAGGTTAATAATGGCATCAAATAGTTGTTGCTTTTCTGCTTGTTTATCTGCAGAACTCCAATCAACAGTCAGATAGTGAGTGCTCACTAATTGAATGACCCCACCAAACGTTTTGCTCACTACGTCCCGTGTTGCTTTATCGCGTAGGTTTGCATTTTTGTTATCTACTAGTATATAACTGTTGGTTAGATCCTCGATTTGATCGTGATCGGCCAGAGGCTTAATATTTTTTTCTAAGACGGCACTAACTTCATTAACTATTGCAGCAAGATTTTCGGGGGCGCGATCTAATTGGAACATGCTGAAAAAATATTCTTTTATTAGTGTGGCATGCTCATCATTAACAAAACCGGAGTTAATGGAAATAGCATCAGTAAGAAATCCATAAGTATGGTCTGTTTTACCGGAATCATCTTTGCGCAATATTCGACGCTGAGGCGTAACTCCCATCATAATATAACAGGTATTATTAAATGCCTCATATGCTTTTCGGTTTAGCGCGATTTTGTCATAAAGCTCGCGGAAGATGGCTGGGAAATTAAGTTTAGCGACATCAATTTTTTTATCGTTAGTCGATGCTGCATTAACGACTGGTTTGATTTGTTCGCTATGCTCATCGATTTTATCTGATACATCAAGCTGGACATCGTCTAGCTCTAGATCTTCAAAAATATCGGAAATTTCACTAAGATCGTCATCCTTTAGCATCATCGCATATTTTCGTCCTAAAGCCGTGTGCTTCTGAAAAAGCTCGCTGCTCAGATCTTTAAAGCTGACCCCATGTTGGTTTAAGAAGTCCAGCAATTTATAAATTAGTAATTTCTGAACATGCGTTGCTTTTACCGATGGATCGGTCATGACCACTTTTTGCTGTGAGCCATTATTTCCAGCAGAGCCTGTACCGTGATGACCCGGAATAGTATGGTATACAAACTTTTGTTCTGGTGATTCGGGTTGAATCCATGCTGGTGTAAATCCTAAGGAAGAATGTTCATTTTCGTAATACAGAATTTGCACATTTTTAGCAATCGGGGGGATGGTAAAATAACGATTGTCATACCAGGTTATGGGAAAGCAATCTCCAGGGACTGGATCAATACCAAAAAAGTTAATTGAGGCATTGGGTATATTCTTTTTTAACGATTCAAACCAGGTTTCGCGTTCTTCTTGAGGAATGAGCTGTAATTGCGCTTTTAAATGGGCGATAATGTCTGGAGTGTTATTAATCGGTTTTTTTGCGTTATGCCGTTCAGTTTGTTGACGGAATAACTCAGCAATGACTTCATCAATCGAGTTACAGGCAGCAATCATGTTTTGTATTGCC
Above is a genomic segment from Legionella lytica containing:
- the fabL gene encoding enoyl-[acyl-carrier-protein] reductase FabL, coding for MSLNFAGKVGLITGGARGIGKATALKLAQAGCDIAIVYYNSSDEAQALVQEIQAMGRKAVALQANVADHQSVKEMFAQFREHFDHLNFLVSNAASGVLKPALKMSTKHWRWCLETNALALNHLASEGRALMPRGGRVIALSSLGAHRAIPNYAFIGASKAALEALVRSLSLELAVDGVTVNTVSAGVVDTDALKHFPNREQLLDEYQAHALSDRPLTPQDVANAVYLLCLPEADMINGHTLFVDAGYSQVG
- a CDS encoding acyl carrier protein: MNVADVYPKVREIVADVLVIDEDEVSQNSRLIADLGAESIDFLDLVFQLEKEFKIKIPRGQLEKNARGDLAEDEFEKGGVLTAEGLVALQNYLSEVPADQFKSSMKVNEIPTLFTVETFCKLVVSAMNEQQVTA
- a CDS encoding hotdog family protein, coding for MRFLFVDRIVHSSPGELIRGIKHITSDDTFLTTDEQGRLCFIPSLIGETLGQLAAWNVMHHNGFSQRPVAGIVASAQLHRAAYVGETLLLESFIDQVDDRAVQYHSIARVGSELIFSVEGALGPLLPMTDFISLEEVKQQYAEIDNPGDWAALSAESVPLQDEQQLAHNNTMRTVSMTFDRISSSEPGVSLTAIKRITRAAPYLPDHFPKNPVLPMTVLLECKLNLAREFITRAAFSDAYCVSELRKIKMNEFVHPGDVIECYVTVKRHTENELILAFRSEVAGKRVCVVDVVLIPRGK
- a CDS encoding beta-ketoacyl-[acyl-carrier-protein] synthase family protein, yielding MWCLFLEVNNVKKRRVAITGLGAVSPIGLDVESTWSNLLAGKSGIAEIKQFDASAFPTHIAAEVKNFKPNPALANKHSRFAMSFTQYALEAARQAFDDAGILPTEQTASQWGVVTGSGMMTSEFDYLHRFQTTCAQDGEVNWTQLQEKSREFYQLADFGKTTTNSGLSLLIQQFGIRGYASSVHTACASGGQALGLAMQVIRRGEADFMLAGGFDSMINPIGLSSFCLLGALSTYNETPETASRPFDGTRNGFVLGEGAAFLILEDWDKAKARGARIYAELAGEGNSLSSYRITDSHPNGDGAIQAIQRALSDAGVQASDVDYINAHGTSTKMNDLSETNAIKAVFGERTAHLPVSSTKGQTGHLIAAAGALEAVLSVKSIEQGQIPKTANLTTPDPECDLDYVVDGPREKSLGVVLSDSFGFGGSNSCLLFKHPEFEGAGR
- a CDS encoding beta-ketoacyl-[acyl-carrier-protein] synthase family protein; protein product: MSQSNRVFITGRSALTASGNTADATWDAISSGKSGIEEIRDWDLSQWAARLGGELKDFQPAKMLPDRKLIKVISRQDVIGINAAVQAVEHSQMIAYRDGLENADDFNEQTAIFVGSPGNKYFQQYDFLPLLAKSQGEMQPFAQQLFDEVHPMWLLRILPNNVLAYTGITYGFKGPNHNVTNHAVGGTQALIEAYHAIVSGQVDRAVVVAYDVATEPQSLYYYDHLGVLSHRHLKPFDAEHDGTIMAEGAAALVLESEASVSARSARCYGEIMGGLSATEATGLFSIENDGQQLAALMQRTLDSTAIAPQEIGMIVAHGNGNVKSDDSEAQAIKGVFAEHQTPVTSFKWSMGHTICASGLIDAVMATYALENQCIPGIANLQQTAHSCEGLSVSAEHRSLGNADYALVVNRGFASMNTCLVIKACE
- a CDS encoding lysophospholipid acyltransferase family protein; translated protein: MNDLEQQISVLPTSFWGRAIFKFAPYKRQVIMANIDRVYGERLSLTLKNHLVKSYYSHLLKSFKEALQLRFMSEEKLRQLVEVRGHEHMLSVVAQKKGVLTLTGHFGNWEVAPIGGVLNFKEFQGQFHFIRRTLSIKLIERSLFKQYYQAGLNVIPKKNSLDKVCAALEQNHAVIFVLDQHASLANRDGIAVEFFGEKAGTYRSLATLSRYTGVPVIPAAGYRLPNGKHVLEFYEPIPWKDYGSTAESLYQNTLAYNQALERIILAHPEQWNWMHKRWKLKKHQLAAANNQPAL